A single region of the Brassica rapa cultivar Chiifu-401-42 chromosome A03, CAAS_Brap_v3.01, whole genome shotgun sequence genome encodes:
- the LOC103855471 gene encoding uncharacterized protein LOC103855471: MKGSILTVLSMENHHHHPSTHLSMDSSVSSSHEELDLEMMNNGNRQITLYNPPDINLPLSVGRTSMSWNLDSCDNILDVGLSSHVYETTETFLNVVAPSKVSKKCLKRGDSMWGAWFFFSFYFRPALNDKSKSKVVREAGGGGGCFTGFDKSDLKLDVFLVQHDMENMYMWAFKDKPENALGKMQLRSYMNGHSRQGERPFPFSAERGFVRSHRMQRKHYRGLSNPQCLHGIEFVASPSLLCVSEEDKKRWMELTGRDLKFTIPPDASDFGSWRNLPNTEFELPHVAKPGLSNGKKILNGSGLHLTSNASFSSNGDSSEGGNNSKKRKEFLSPGSSEEECCLTVNNVETHQPGWVKDFTGVMKNVHGPATAAKTIYEDEEAYLVVVTLPFVDLNSVKVSWRNSITNGIVKVTGSSTSRAPLVKRRERTFKLVDQTAEHCPPGEFMREIQLPNRIPEEANIEAYFDGTGPVLEILVPKLRGGVEEEHEVRVCLRPHHLGGVSELKLT; encoded by the coding sequence ATGAAAGGCTCGATTCTCACTGTTTTGTCAATggagaatcatcatcatcacccttCAACGCACTTATCCATGGATTCCAGTGTCTCCTCCTCTCACGAAGAACTCGATCTCGAGATGATGAACAACGGTAACCGCCAAATCACTCTTTACAATCCACCAGACATCAACCTCCCCTTGTCTGTAGGACGAACCTCCATGTCGTGGAACTTGGATTCTTGCGATAACATTTTAGACGTTGGCCTCAGCTCGCATGTCTACGAGACCACCGAGACGTTCCTCAACGTGGTGGCTCCGAGTAAAGTCAGTAAAAAATGCTTGAAACGAGGGGATAGCATGTGGGGAGCTTGGTTCTTCTTCAGCTTCTACTTCAGACCGGCGCTGAACGACAAGTCAAAGTCAAAGGTCGTTAGAGaagctggaggaggaggagggtgTTTTACAGGGTTTGATAAATCTGATCTCAAGCTCGATGTGTTTCTCGTTCAGCACGATATGGAGAACATGTACATGTGGGCTTTCAAGGATAAGCCTGAGAACGCGCTCGGGAAAATGCAGCTGAGGAGCTACATGAACGGGCACTCTCGTCAGGGGGAGCGTCCGTTTCCATTTAGCGCAGAGAGAGGGTTTGTTCGGTCTCACAGGATGCAGAGGAAGCATTACAGGGGGCTCTCTAACCCTCAGTGTCTTCACGGGATCGAGTTTGTGGCGTCGCCGAGTCTCTTGTGTGTTAGTGAAGAAGATAAGAAGAGGTGGATGGAGCTAACTGGTCGAGATTTGAAGTTCACTATCCCTCCTGACGCTAGTGATTTCGGTTCGTGGAGAAACCTTCCCAACACGGAGTTTGAGCTGCCTCATGTTGCGAAACCGGGTTTGAGTAACGGTAAGAAGATTCTTAATGGTTCGGGGTTGCATTTGACGAGCAACGCTTCTTTCAGCAGCAATGGTGACTCATCAGAAGGAGGCAACAACAGTAAGAAGAGGAAAGAGTTCTTATCTCCAGGAAGCAGCGAAGAAGAATGTTGCTTGACTGTGAACAACGTCGAGACCCACCAGCCTGGTTGGGTAAAGGACTTCACTGGAGTGATGAAGAACGTTCACGGGCCCGCAACTGCGGCCAAGACCATCtacgaagacgaagaagcttaCCTGGTCGTGGTTACTTTACCATTTGTGGATTTGAACAGCGTGAAAGTCTCATGGAGGAACAGCATCACGAACGGGATCGTGAAGGTCACGGGGTCAAGCACGTCGAGGGCTCCTTTGGTGAAGAGGAGGGAGCGTACTTTCAAGCTGGTTGATCAGACGGCTGAGCATTGTCCTCCAGGGGAGTTCATGAGGGAGATACAGTTGCCGAATAGGATACCGGAAGAAGCCAACATTGAAGCGTATTTTGATGGGACAGGACCGGTTCTAGAGATCCTGGTGCCGAAGCTGAGGGGAGGAGTGGAGGAAGAACACGAGGTTAGGGTTTGTCTAAGGCCACACCACCTCGGAGGGGTTAGTGAGCTCAAGTTGACGTGA
- the LOC103855472 gene encoding dolichyl-diphosphooligosaccharide--protein glycosyltransferase subunit 4C, translating into MFDDQDLGFFANFLGIFIFILVIAYHFVVADPKFE; encoded by the coding sequence ATGTTTGACGACCAAGACCTCGGATTCTTTGCCAATTTTCTCGGCATTTTCATCTTCATTCTGGTCATTGCTTACCATTTCGTCGTCGCCGACCCAAAGTTCGAATGA
- the LOC103855473 gene encoding THO complex subunit 4B has product MAGGLDMSLDDLIKSNRKPTGSRGRGNGGASSGGRGFGGGSSGPSRRFANRVGNRTAPYSRPIQQQAHDAMWANDVFATDASVAAAFGHQSAGVGVGGSSIETGTKLYISNLDYGVSNEDIKELFSEVGDLKRYGIHYDRSGRSKGTAEVVFSRRGDALAAVKRYNDVQLDGKLMKIEIVGTNLSAPAPPMLAPVQIPFPSNGILGNFNENYNGNFNGNFNGNFRGRGRGGFMGRPRGGFGGGNFRGGRGARGGGGGGRGSGRGGRDEKVSAEDLDAELDKYHKEAMEETS; this is encoded by the exons ATGGCAGGTGGTTTGGATATGTCACTCGATGACCTCATCAAATCCAATCGAAAACCTACCGGATCTCGCGGCCGAGGAAACGGCGGTGCTAGCAGCGGCGGTCGCGGATTCGGCGGTGGCTCCTCCGGTCCGTCTCGACGGTTTGCTAACCGCGTGGGAAACAGAACGGCGCCGTATTCAAGG CCGATTCAACAACAAGCTCATGACGCGATGTGGGCTAACGACGTCTTCGCCACTGATGCGAGTGTGGCGGCTGCTTTTGGGCATCAGTCTGCAGGTGTTGGCGTTGGTGGTTCTTCAATCGAGACTGGAACGAAGCTCTACATCTCCAACTTGGACTATGGTGTCTCCAACGAGGATATCAAG GAGCTCTTCTCAGAGGTTGGTGACCTTAAGCGTTATGGGATTCACTATGATAGGAGTGGAAGATCCAAG GGTACTGCTGAGGTTGTTTTTTCACGGCGTGGTGATGCCTTGGCAGCTGTTAAGCGTTACAATGATGTTCAGCTGGATGGAAAGCTGATGAAGATTGAGATTGTTGGAACGAATCTTTCAGCTCCAGCACCTCCTATGCTTGCTCCTGTTCAAATTCCTTTTCCTTCGAATGGGATACTTGGGAACTTTAATGAGAACTACAATGGCAACTTCAATGGGAACTTCAATGGAAACTTTAG agggagagggagaggtgGGTTTATGGGACGGCCTCGTGGTGGTTTTGGCGGAGGTAATTTCCGTGGTGGTAGGGGAgctagaggaggaggaggtggtggtcgTGGCAGTGGAAGAGGAGGACGTGATGAAAAGGTGTCTGCAGAGGATCTTGATGCTGAATTGGACAAGTATCACAAAGAGGCAATGGAGGAAACAAGTTAA